In Phyllostomus discolor isolate MPI-MPIP mPhyDis1 chromosome 2, mPhyDis1.pri.v3, whole genome shotgun sequence, the following are encoded in one genomic region:
- the INHBE gene encoding inhibin beta E chain — MRVPGVHLQLVLLWVLLWTLVAQGARSVCPSCGVPTLPPQAERALVLELAKQQILEGLHLTSRPRIANPPPQAALTRALRRLQQGSVDPTNGEEVISFATATDSSTSVGSSTLTFHLSTPRSHHLYHARLWLHVLPTLPGTLYLRIFRWSLRRRHRGSLSFLAEHQITTPGWHALILPSSGLRGEESPVLRLQLDCRPLEGNSTAAGQAQRLLDTEGNQRPFLELKIRPTELGAGRARRRTYTCEPETPLCCRRDHYVDFQELGWRDWILQPEGYQLNYCSGQCPSHLAGSPGIAASFHSAVFSLLKANNPWSLGTSCCVPTARRPLSLLYLNRDGNVVKTDVPDMVVEACGCS, encoded by the exons ATGAGGGTCCCTGGTGTTCATCTCCAGCTGGTGCTGCTGTGGGTGCTGCTGTGGACACTGGTGGCACAGGGGGCAAGGTCTGTGTGTCCCTCCTGTGGGGTCCCCACACTGCCACCCCAAGCAGAACGAGCTCTGGTCCTGGAGCTAGCCAAGCAGCAAATCCTGGAGGGGCTGCACCTGACCAGTCGTCCCAGGATAGCTAATCCGCCACCCCAGGCAGCACTGACCAGAGCTCTCCGGAGACTGCAGCAGGGGAGTGTGGATCCGACGAATGGGGAGGAAGTCATCAGTTTTGCTACTGCCACAG ACTCCTCCACTTCAGTCGGCAGCTCCACGCTCACCTTCCACCTGTCCACTCCTCGGTCCCACCATCTGTACCACGCTCGCCTGTGGTTGCATGTGCTCCCCACCCTTCCGGGCACTCTTTACTTGAGGATCTTCCGATGGAGCCTAAGGAGGAGGCACAGAGGGTCCCTCTCCTTCCTGGCTGAACACCAAATTACAACCCCTGGCTGGCATGCCCTAATTCTGCCCTCTAGTGGCTTGAGGGGTGAGGAGTCTCCTGTCCTGAGACTTCAACTGGACTGCAGACCCCTAGAAGGCAACAGCACAGCGGCTGGACAAGCTCAACGGCTCCTGGACACAGAGGGAAACCAGCGGCCCTTCCTGGAGCTTAAGATTCGGCCCACTGAGCTgggagcaggcagggccaggaggaggaCTTACACATGTGAGCCTGAGACACCCTTATGCTGTAGGCGAGACCATTatgtagacttccaggaactggGATGGCGGGACTGGATCCTGCAACCTGAGGGGTACCAGCTGAATTACTGCAGTGGGCagtgcccctcccacctggctggCAGTCCGGGCATTGCTGCCTCCTTCCATTCTGCTGTCTTCAGTCTCCTCAAGGCCAACAACCCTTGGTCCTTGGGTACCTCCTGCTGTGTCCCTACTGCCCGaagacctctctctctcctctacctGAACCGTGATGGCAATGTGGTCAAAACAGATGTGCCAGATATGGTGGTGGAGGCCTGTGGCTGTAGCTAG